The segment TTGTATCCGAAGCCGAGCCCGTCCGAACCGCCGGCGGCCAGTGCGATCACGTTCTTGATCGCCCCTCCGAGCTGGACGCCGATCAGGTCGGCGCTTAAGAAGAGCCGGAAGAACGGGGTGGAGAAAATATTTTGAACGCGTGCGGCCAGACGCGTGTCGGCGGCGGCCAGGGCCACGGCGGTCGGGTGTTCAAGGACCACCTCTTTCGCGAAGCTCGGTCCGGAGAGGACGGCGATCCGGTCTGCATTTTTTCTCTGAAGGGCCTCGCGGATGACCTCGGAAATCAGCTTCAGGCTCTTTCGCTCGATCCCTTTGGTTGCGCTGATGATCGGGATTTCGGGGGAAAGAAAGGGACGCATTTGAACCAAGACGTCGCGAGCGACATGGGAAGGGACGGCGAAGAGGACGTACCGCGCTCCCGAAAGGGTTTTCGTCAGATCCGAACTCGCGGAGAGGTTTCTCGGAAGGGAAAACCCGGGAAGGTAAAGGCTGTTTTCATGCCGACGTCGAATTGATTCGGCGACTTCTTTTTCGTAAACCCAGAGGGAAACCGAATGACCTTTTCGGGCCAGCAGACCTGCCAGCGCCGTCCCCCAACTTCCTCCGCCGATGACGGCAATGTTCATGTTTTCTCCATGTGATCGGGCCGATTGCAACTAATCCTATTGCCTTTTCAAAGCCTTGTCAAGAAAGAGAACGGTTTTCGCGATCATCGATTGCGCACGCGGGAGCGACCGATTCGTTCCTGCCGGGAGGGGTTCATTCCGTTTCGAGTCCGCAGCGCACCCCCGTCTCAGGGGCCGGTTCCTCAGGCCGGGTCGATCGCATCGCCTGATGGAACCGCATGAAAGGAGGAATGCCCGATCCGGCCAGAACATTGACAAAACTCAGTAATGGGATAAACTCTTTTCCGGTATTTAACTAAATAGAAGCGAATGTTCCCGATTTTTGCATGGAGGATCTCACCCGATGAAATCGAAGATCATTCTTGCGGCGCTGATGTCGTTGTTTTTTACTCAGGGGGTTGGCGTCGCCGAAGAGACCGAAGCGGTGGGAGAGGAGATTCTTTTCTTCGAGATGGAGGCCCGTCAGCTTACCATCGCAACCAAGCATCTCCAATCGGTCCGGGAGGCGCCGGCGATTGTGGCGGTCGTCACCGGGCAAGAGATCCGGAACATGGGGGCGAGAGATCTGCTCGATATCCTCCGCCGGGTTCCCGGGTTCGGCGTATCGATCAACCACCAAGGAAGGACAGAGTTCGAGATCAGAGGAATCAAGAGCCAGGATTCCGAGCGGATGTTGCTCCTCATCGACGGCGTTTCCGTCAATGAGCTCGTTCACGGCGGATTGGCGACGGCGATGATGCAGATTTCGGTCGATCACATCAAACGGATCGAAATCATCCGAGGCCCCGGCTCGGCGCTGCACGGCTCCAACGCTTTCAGCGGGGTGGTCAATGTGGTGACGAAGCGGGGGGCCGACATGATGGGGGTGACGGTGTCCGGAGGACGGGGGAGTTTCGATACAGACACATTCAGCATCGAGGCCGGAAAGCGGTTTGCCGATCTCGACGCGGCCTTCTTCCTGAATTACCGCCGGACGGACGGTCCGAGGCGCGAGGTCCCGGTCGATTTCCTGGGGAATTCGGGGATGACCGATTTCCGGATCGAGCGGCTCGACACCGGGTTCAAGATCGGGTACAAAGACCTTGCGCTCAACACACGGTTGATCCGGTTGGATCAGGGGCCTTACCTGGGGGCCCTCTTCGCCGTCAACGACGAGTCGGACCTCGATACTTGGTACTATTTTTCCGACCTGAGCTACCGACACGGTCTCGGTCAGAACGCCCACGTCACCATCAGGACGTACGTGGAGCATGCGATGGAAGACTTTTATTGGGAACTCCTCCCTGAAGGGAGCGGTCCCTTCACGGATGGGATGATCGGCAGCCCCTCCGGCAAGGAGTTGGAGCGAGGGGTGGAGGCGCAGTTCGACTACCGCCTGATGGACTCCCATCGGCTGACGATCGGCGCCGTCACGGAACGAAAACGGCTCTATGATACCCGACACATCGCCAACTTCGATCCTCTGACCGGCGCCCCCCTCGGCGCGACTTTGGACATCACCGACGATGGAAACTATATTCAGGACAAGTCGAGAGAGATCTGGGCGGTTTATCTTCAGGACGACTGGAGTGTGACCGAGGAGGTCAATTTGGTCGCCGGCGTTCGGCACGACCGCTACTCCGATTTCGGCGCGACGACCAATCCCCGCGTGGCGGCGGTCTGGCGTTCCGGAACGTGGGATGCCAAGCTGATGTACGGAACCGCCTTCATGGCCCCGACTTTCGGTTCGCTTTATTTTATCAACAACCCGACCTTGCTCGGCAATCCCGACCTTGATCCCGAGGAGATGCAGACCTATGAAGCGAGCATCGGTTATGTCGCGGGCGAAACCGAGGGACGGATCAGCTATTTCCATAACGACTTCGATCAAAAAATCCAGCTGCAACTACAGCCTTCCGGAGCATCTCAATTCGTGAACCGGGGCGGGGCGATCGTCCAGGGGGTCGAGATCGAGGCGAAACACGCGTTCGGCCTGCTCGGCGCGCTCTACGGGAACTACACCTATCAAAAGACCGAAGACGCGGAGACCCATCAGGCGCTGGCCGACGTCGCCGCCCACAAGGGGAACGTCGGATTCGATCTTTATTTTCTGAGGCACTTCAACGCCAATGTCAATCTCTTCATGATCGGGAAGAGACCCAGGGCGCCGGGAGACCCCAGAAAAGATGCCCCGGGTTACGCGCTCCTCGATGCGACGGTGATCGCCAAGGAGCTCATGAAGGGGCTGGAGCTTCGAATGTCCGTTCACAACCTCCTCGATAAGGCGTACGCAGATCCGCTTCCCGCCGTGGTTCCGGGGGATCTTCCCCGGGAGGGGAGGGCGGTCATGGTCGAGGCGTCGTATCTGTTTTAGGCGGCGGGAAGCGGATCGATAATCTCCGACGCTCTTTGATGGAGGTCGGTTTTCGGTCATGGCGTTTTTTTCGTGATCTAAGGATCTCTTGCTGGTGTTCGGATCTTGTGTTAGACTTACCGGCAAAAAGGATGATCCTTATGTTGGAAGCCGTTGTTTTTGTTGTCGGATTGCTCATCGGCAGTTTTATTAATGTCTGCATCTATCGCGTACCGAGAAAAGAATCGATCGTTTTCCCTGCTTCCCACTGCACTTCTTGTGAGCAACCGATCCGGCCTTATGACAACATTCCCCTCGTGAGCTTCCTCTTTTTGAGGGGACGCTGCCGATCCTGCCGGGCGCCGATCTCTTGGCGTTATCCATTGGTGGAATTGGTCCACGGCCTTGGCTACCTCTTTATCCTGCATCAATTCGGTCCCTCTTTCGCGGCAGTCATTTATGCGCTCTTTTTCTCCTCTTTAATGGCGGTGACCTTCATCGACCTTTCTCATCAAATTGTACCCGATGTCATCACCCTTCCCGGGATGGTCCTCGGCCTTCTCGCCGCCTCGACGGTGCTCCCCCCCGGTCCGATCAATTCGCTCATCGGCCTTTTTCTGGGCGGAGGCCTTTTTTACCTGGTGGCGGTTTTGTCGATCGCGCTCTTGAAGAAAGAGGGGATGGGGGGAGGCGATATCAAGTTGATTGCGATGATCGGGGCTTTTCTCGGCTGGAAGGGAATGCTCCTGACGATCTTCTTGGCCGCGTTGTCCGGCTCGGTCATCGGCCTGTTCCTGGTTCTCGTTCGAGGGCAGAACCGCGCGGAGCCGATCCCCTTCGGTCCGTTCCTGGCGCTGGGAGCGATGGTCAGCCTTTTCTGGGGGCCGGAAATCCTTCAATGGTATTTACTCCTCGGCCGGACGTAAGGCATCGATCCGGATCGGATGCCTCTGAGTTTTTTCCTCATGTCCGGGCGGAGTTCGTTCGAACGCCTATTTAAGGAGACAGGTGCTCATCCCTACAAGCCGACCGCGTCAAATTCGCTTTTTTGCTTTCCTCTTCTTAGGGCTATTCTTATTATTCCTGGTTCTCTTCGCGAGTTATCGCCTTCTGCAATTTCGCGCTTTTCAATCGGCTCTCGAAGCGAGTGATCGGGAACGGCTGAAACTTCTCGGAGATTCGGTTCAGCCGGTCTTATTGGGCTCTCTCGATCAGGTCGGGAAAGACCCCGCCTTTCTTTATGATGTCGCTGCGGAGAGGAACCTCAAGCGGATCATTCTCGCCGATTCCGACGGCACCCTTCTGGCCGATTCTCATCGTGAGATCAAGACGAAGGAGAAGATCCCTTCCGGGAAAGGGGGCGCCGCCTGGCGGACCGCGCTCGCGGGGGAGATCGTCATGGAGACGGCGGAGGAGGCGTCTGGAGAGTTTGTCGGAAAGATATGGCTTCCGTTGAACGGCCGGGCGGCCCAACTCCTCGTGACGCTCCCGTCGAGGACCGATCCAAAGGCCCGCCTGCTTCTTTTGTTTATGAATGTGTTTGGAGTGATGGGCGCCGGAATGTTCGGATATTATTTCCTCCGATTGTTCATGGTCCCTTCGCCCTCGTACTTTCATGGCGTTCCTGAAAACCCCGCCACAGAAACGGGATTCGTCATCCACACGTTTCAGGGTCTGATCCAGCAATTAAAACAGAAAGAGCTAGCGCTGGAGCAGTTGAAGGGAAGGGCGGAAGAGTACGCAAAAAACGTCGAAAGCTATAATGAAAATATTCTTCAGAGCGTCACCAGCGGTGTCTTGACCTTTAATTGCGAACGGAGGATTACCACGTTCAACGCGACGGCGGGGATGATTCTTCATCTCTCTCCCGAGGAGGTCCTCGGGAAGTCGTACGAAGCGATCTTCGGAGGGGAAGAGAAGATCACCCGCCTGCTCCAGGAGACGGTCGATCTGGGAAAAGAGGTGGCGCGCGAAGAGTGTGAGGTGGAACGATCGGACGGAAGGAAAATCTGGCTGGGGCTGAACACTTCCGTCCTTCGGGACCGAAATAATTCGACGATCGGCGCGACCCTGGTTTTCACCGACTTGACCGAAATGAAGATGTTGCAAGACCAGGTGGAGTTGAAGAAACGGCTGACCGTGATGGGGGAAATGTCGGCTTGGATCGCCCATGAATTTAGGAATTATATGGGGACGATCTTGGGCTTCTCCCGGCTCCTTTCCAAGAAGATCGAACCGAACGACCCGCGCCAAGAGATGATCAAAGCGATCATGGCCGAGCTCTCCGCGATGGAGCGGTTGATTACGGAGCTTCTCTCATACGGCCGGAAGACGGTCATCCATCCGGTGACGACCCCCCTTGCCCCGCTTATCGAGGAGTTGAAAGAGCAGTTTGTTTCATCGGGAGGTTATCCCCATGTCCGGTGGTTTCTTTCATTGAAAGAGGCCCCTGAAATCGCCGTTGATCCGACCCTCATTCGGCAGGCCTTTTCCAATTTAATTCAAAATGCCTTGGAGGCGATGGAAGGGACGGGGGAGATCCATATCCGTATTTCGAATCGGCCGGCGGGGATGCTGGCGGTGAAGATCTCCGATACCGGGCTCGGCATTGCCAAGGAACACATCGATAAAATTTTTCTCCCGTTTTATACCACCAAAGAGAAGGGAACCGGTTTGGGGCTGGCCCTGGTCCATAAAATTATCCTGGCGCATAACGGACAAATATCGGTAGAGAGTACGGAGGGGAGCGGAACCGTTTTTACGATCCACCTGCCCCTTCAGATGTCTCCCCTCAAAATCAACGAGCCCTGATGGAGTAATCATGGAAAACATTTTAATCGTCGAAGATCGGGAAAGTCTCGCGCAGATGCTCTCGCAGGCCCTCACGGGGGCCGGCTATCAGGTTGTCTGGGCCAAAGACGGCCGCGAAGGGATCGCCAAAATCAGAGAGGGGAAGATCGACCTGGTTGTGACCGATCTGAAGCTGCCCCATAAAAGCGGCCTCGATGTCCTCCACGCAGTGAAGGAGCAGAACACATTTATCCCGGTCATCGTCATGACCGCCTACGGAAGTATCGAGACGGCGGTCAAGGCGGTGAAAGAGGGCGCTTACGATTTCATCGCCAAGCCGTTTGATCCCGACCACCTTTTGCTCCAAATCGAAAAAGCATTGGAGAAACAGCGCTTGGTGACGGAGAATATCATTCTCAAGGAGGATTTCACCAATCAGCTCCGGTTCCCCAAGATTATCGGAAAGACCCCCGCTATGAACCAGGTGGTGGAGCAGATGCGGAAGGTCGCTCCGGGGAAAACGACGGTTCTCATCGGCGGGGAGAGCGGGACCGGGAAAGAGCTCTTCGCCCGCGCCATCCACATGTTGAGTCCCCGCCAAGACAAGACCTTTGTCGCGATCAATTGCGCCGCCATTCCGCATGACCTTTTGGAAAGCGAGCTCTTCGGCCATGAGCGGGGGGCGTTCACGGGAGCGGTCGGGAAAAAAATCGGAAAGTTCGAACTGGCCGATAAGGGAACGATCTTCCTGGACGAGATCGGGGAGATGGACCTGTCGCTTCAGTCCAAGCTGCTGAGGGTCCTGGAAGAAGAGGAGATGATGCGGGTGGGGGGGACCGTCGAAGTGAAGATCGATGTCCGTGTGGTGGCGGCGACGAATCGTGATCTGATGCAGCTGATTCAGCAAAAGACGTTCAGAGAGGATCTCTACTACCGCCTAAATGTTTTTCCGATCGTCATTCCACCTCTTCGCGACCGCCGCGAGGACATTCCGGCCCTGGTCGATCATTTTATGTCTTATTATTCCAAGGAAATGAAGAAAGAGGTGAAAAAAGTCTCCCCCGAGGCGATGGATCTGTTAATGACCCACCCCTGGACCGGGAACGTCCGAGAGCTGCAGAATTCCATCGAGCGGGCGATTATCCTTAGTGACGGGAACGAACTCCTTCCCGAGCACTTCGGTTTGAAGACCAGGGCGCCCGGCGATTTCTCTCTTCGGGATGTCTCGATCGAAGGGACCCTCCAAGAGGTCAGCGAGAATGTAACGCGCCTGGTGGAATCAAAAATGATTCGAAAAGTTTTAAATGAGACCGGCGGGAATAAAACCCGCGCGGCGGAGATCCTGCAGGTGAGCTATAAAACGCTGCTGACAAAGATCAAAGATTACGGTTTGGAGAAAGGAGATGCATGATACCTTCTGAATCTTTCTGAATACAATCAGCCGGGGGACTGTATCTGTTGAGTCCTCCGGCTCTCCCCTTCTTAAAGACCTTCCTCGACGATCCTCTATCAAAAGCTTTTCATTTTCTTCGATTTGTGATACTTAGGTGTCTCCGATTAAGTTGGCACCCTTGTTGCTAATGCTCTTCGAGTATCAGAGAGATCACTCGGAGGGAGCGACATGGTCCACTTATCCCAGAAAGGTTACACCTTGATTGAAACGATGGTGGTGTTGGCGATTACGACCTCTTTATCAGTGGTGGGGGTTGCCTCGTTCTCCAACCAAATTGCGCACAACCATCTGACCGACGCCGGCCGCCAGATCATTTCTGATTTGAGACTGATTCGTCAGAAGGTGATCGCGGAGGGGATTGCCGGCCCGATTCAGTTCCATCCGGACGGTCGAAAATACAGCGTCCCCGGTATAGGGGAGCGGACCCTCCCCCCGCAGATCCGGTTCGGTCTCAGAGAGGGGGTCCCACCTCTACCCGATGCCGTCCTTCCCGACGATGGGATCAGCTTTCGGGAGAATACGATTACTTTCCAGCCGAACGGAACGATCACGGGGCTTGGCGGGACGGTGTACCTGACCAACGATTCGGTCCATCATGAAACGGTTGCGGTCTCCGTCGTCACCACCGGGCGGGTCAAAATTCGAAAGTGGAATGGAAATGCGTGGCGTTGAAAAGGACCAGATCGGCTTCTCGCTCCTTGAGGTTCTCATCGCAATGTCGATCCTGTCGGTCGGGCTGCTCGGCGTGATCGGTTTTTTCGAAGTCGGCTTCAAGGCGCTTCGGGCCGGAAACAGGCAAGGTCTTGCGGTGCAGTTGGCGCGAGAGAAGATGGAAGCGTTTCGCTCCGCCGATCCGTCCCTCCTCTCCGGGGGACAAGATGAACCGGAAGGAATGGCAAGGCGTTGGACGATTGAGCGGAGCGGGAGAGATCCGAGGATCTGGATCGTCGAAGTCCAGGTCGATTGGGGAGGCGGCCTGGCGCCGAACCGGACCGTTTTGCTCAAAAGCTTCGTGTTCCATTAACGGGGACGACGATGTGCCGAATCTCGCAGAATGAGGAGGGGGCGACCCTGATCGAGCTGTTGTTCTCTTCGATCATTCTCATCGTCGTGACCGCCTCCTTTTATCGATTGCTTCTTGCATTCTACCAAAACTACCAGAACCAGGAGGAGATCGCGGAGATGCAGCAGCAGGCGCGCGTGGCCGCGGACCTTTTGTCGAGGGAGATCGAGGTGGCCGGATACGATCCGACCGGATCGCTCTTTCCGCCGGAAGGTCTCCCGAACGAAAACAAGCTGACCAAAGCGATGAGTCGGGTTGGTTGTGAACGGAGGGCCCATCCGGCCGAGCGAATTCTGGAGGCGACCCCTGTCGTTTTTCACTTTTTGGCCGACCTGAATGGAAACGCCGTCCTTGATGATTCCATCTCCACACGAAAGGATATCGATGAAGATGTCCGTTATGAATGGGTCGGAGCGAGCGGGATCGATTCCTGCGGGATTCGAAAAGCGCCGTTCACCCTCTACAGGGATACGGGAGGGGGCGGAGGGGGGCAGGAGGTCGCTTTTTCGATCGATCAATTTAAATTGGTCTATTTTGATGAACAGGGGCGGGCTCTTCCCGAACGGGCATTGAGTCAAGACGAGCGGACGCGCGTTCGAAAAATCGGGATGACGCTGCGCGCCCGGTCGGAGCGAAGAGATCCGAACAATCCCTCCGGCGGAGGCTTCCGAATGCGCCACATCACGTTCGAAGTGCGGCTGAGGAATATGTAGATGGAAGACCCCTTTGGAAGATGTGTGAAGAATGAAAACGGGACGGCGATTTTTGCCGCCCTCATGCTCCTGGTCCTCGCCACCGGGCTTGGATTACTTGCGTTCCATGTTTCCACAGGGGAGCTTCAGATCTCCGCCTATGCCGGCCGTGCGCTTGCATCGACCTATCTGGCTGAATCGGGGGTGGAGAAGGTTCTCTCCTGGGTGGCCGAACCGGCCCGATCTCCCGATCCGCCGTTTTTCGCCGAACTGCCGACCCGGCGCTGTGACGGGGAGAGGACCTCTCCTGATTTTCAGCTCTCGGAGGCGCACATGGACGATCACGGAGAAGGCCCCTTCGCCGAAATAAGCGAGCGGGGGAAGATCGTCGATCTCCGCCTCTACAAACCGTCTCATCCGGAGGGGATCTGCACGGTTCAAAGCGGGGCGGTCGCCGGGAAAGGGGCGGCGAAGGTCGTCCAGGTCGAGATTGCACGAAATCCGATGCCGCCGATCACGGCGGCGATTCAGGGGTTCGGCGAGACGGGGGTCTCGGCCCCGGTCTGGGGACACTGGGGCCCGATCCGCTATGCCGGAGGGGTTCGATTGGGCCCGCGTCCGGAACGAATTCCGACGATCAATCCGATCCTCTCGCCGCATTCCCATCCTTATAGGGAAGAAGGGTTGAACGAGGATCCGGTCGTGGAGATTCATATTGAAAGGGGGATTACAGGCCCTCCTATCGGCCGGCGTCCCAATGTCTATGAAAACGACAGCGCCGTGCGCCTTGATTCATTCACGCCAAACCAATTAACCGAGATCAAAAATTTCATCAAGAAGCGGGGAGGCTACTATGTCGTCTCCCCGTCGGGCCGCCTGGAGCAAAACGGGGCCGACCGGGGAGAATTCGACGAAGTATTCGGGAACCCTGGAGGTGAATATGCTTTGGCATGGATCGACGTTCTTCCCGGGTACAGCCGCTCGGGGCCGATCCGGTTGGGCCGGAAAAACTATAAGGGATATTTTTATTTTTCCGGAGACATTCAAATTGAAGACGAGCGGTCTCAGATCGGAATGACGGTTCAGGTCCACGCGCATCCATGGTCCGCCTCGCATCCTTTCCCGATTGCGCTCGATTATATCCGGCTTGATGGGTTTTTCTTCACGCCGGGTGCGATTGAGCTGCAAGGGCCCTTCGCGGCTTACGGGGCCGTCTATGCAGGGCAAGGATTCACCGGCCCCGGCGCGGAAAATTTACAAATTTGGTATAACAAAGATTTTGCTTCAGCCGCTTATTCGAGCATCCCCCCGCTGATCCGCCTCAAGGGTACGTGGCGCTATATCCCGCCTGATATGTAACCGATTACATAGTGATTGGATCCTTCGATTCCCATCCCGAAGATGTATTCACCCTCCATTCTTTTTCCGAGATGCCGCAATCGTTTGTTTTCATGTCGAAAATATGAGTGATCCTATTCCGGAATAGCTGGTATGGGAGTTGCACAACTTATCGATCAACCAGGGAGAATAACGGATGGACCGAAGAGGATTTACCCTTTTGGAAATCATGGTTGCGGTGGCAATCCTGACGATACTGGTCGCGATTGCGATCCCAAATTATCAGGTCTGGGTCAGCAACCAAAGACTCCGGTCGGATTTGGCGCAACTGGAGGGGGATCTTCACGCGGCTCGGATGGCGGCGATTAATCGGGGCGCCGCGGTGACGGTTCTCTTCAATACCCCGGCCGCCGGTCAGTACGTCCTTTTCTTCGATAACGGAGCAGGTGGAGGGACGGCCCGAGACGGGGTCAGAAACGGATCGGAACCGTATCTCTCGAAAATCGGCATGGACGATTCCGCCGTTCAAGCCAGGGAGCTCTCTCAAGGGATCTCTCTTTCCCTTCACAACTTGGCAAGCAATGCCCTTGGAACTCCGTTTCTTCTTTTCAACGGAAGGGGAATCCGACAGCTCCCATCGGGGGGTAATCCGGGCGTCGAACTGAGGAATGCGGAAACTAAAAAGTACTGTACGACTGTCACGTTGGTGGGGGATATCAATGTCAGCAACGCCGCATGTTAATGCACGGGTAAGCGGAAGGAACAGAGACGAAAGGGGATTTACCCTTCTCGAGGTCTTGATCGCGGCCGCGATACTCGGTTTTGGGCTCCTGGCGATCGGGACCGGTGAGACGATCACTGTCGGAACCGGCCGCACGGCCCGCGAGATCTCCTTCGCGACAGCTTCCGCCGAAGATATGTTGGAGCGGATGAGGCGAAACCAGGCCAATGTCGCCGCTTACAACGGTTTCGATACGGGGAATGCCGGCACCAGGCCGGGCTCGGCCGGCATGGCCCGTGACGACTATGACGCCTGGAAGGCGCAGATTGAACAATCCCCTTATGGACTGGCGGGAGGGAGAGGAACGGTGGCGGTCGCCGCCGGGCCGATCTCGACCATGCAACAGGTGACGGTCACCTTGACGTGGGGCGCTCGGACGGTAGCCGTTCAAACCATTTTCTAGTGAGAAGGAGAAATCGCGTGAACGCAAAAGGATTTACCCTGCTGGAGTTGATGATCGCCACGGTGATCGCCATCGTCGTCAGCGCCGCCGGATATACCTTTTTTACAAACACTTTTAATTTTTCCGTCGTTCACAAAGGCAATATCGAGATGCAGCGGGAGATCCGCATCGCGATCGACCTGATAAGCCGTGAGATTCGAAACGCCGGGTTCGGGGTGCGGCATCCGCTGGCGAGCAACGAGATCCATCCGGGGGCGACCCTCAATCAGATCATTACCGCCGGCAACAACGCTGATCCGGACCCCTCGGGGGTCGCGAGCAAGCTTGATCGGATTTCGC is part of the Candidatus Manganitrophus noduliformans genome and harbors:
- a CDS encoding prepilin-type N-terminal cleavage/methylation domain-containing protein, giving the protein MSATPHVNARVSGRNRDERGFTLLEVLIAAAILGFGLLAIGTGETITVGTGRTAREISFATASAEDMLERMRRNQANVAAYNGFDTGNAGTRPGSAGMARDDYDAWKAQIEQSPYGLAGGRGTVAVAAGPISTMQQVTVTLTWGARTVAVQTIF